The following coding sequences are from one Achromobacter sp. B7 window:
- a CDS encoding ABC transporter ATP-binding protein, translated as MKKVSVECRNIRLSYGKTEVLKDVNIHIEPGEFFALLGPSGSGKSTLLRLIAGFNRHSAGQLLVDGKDITGTPPWDRNIGMVFQNYALWPHMTVWDNVAFGLVERKLPRAEIRAKVEAALELVGLSQYGKRRPNQLSGGQQQRVALARTIVIEPQVLLLDEPLSNLDKKLRVQMRQDLLSLQRRLGITTIFVTHDQEEAMTTADRMAVLDHGVVQQIGAPSTLFDYPTNRFVANFVGTMNVLEGDVRERTSGSVVLAVPGVGDLHLPLTAEAPAASRLAASFRPHTVQIEMADGLGDARYVWLPGIVESSEFLGEFTRYQVLIGEQRLTADQSHLAGLSPFPIGAPVSIGLEPTQVRLLAA; from the coding sequence ATGAAGAAGGTCAGCGTAGAGTGCCGCAACATCCGCCTGTCCTATGGCAAGACGGAAGTGCTGAAAGACGTGAACATCCACATCGAGCCGGGCGAGTTCTTTGCGCTGCTGGGCCCGTCCGGCTCGGGCAAGTCGACGCTGCTGCGCTTGATCGCGGGCTTCAATCGCCATAGCGCCGGCCAGTTGCTGGTGGACGGCAAGGACATCACCGGCACCCCGCCCTGGGATCGCAACATCGGCATGGTGTTCCAGAACTACGCGTTGTGGCCGCACATGACGGTCTGGGACAACGTGGCCTTCGGGCTGGTCGAACGCAAGTTGCCGCGCGCCGAGATTCGCGCCAAGGTCGAAGCCGCGCTGGAACTGGTGGGCCTGTCGCAGTATGGCAAGCGCCGGCCCAACCAGCTGTCCGGCGGGCAGCAGCAGCGCGTGGCGCTGGCCCGCACCATCGTCATTGAACCGCAGGTGCTGCTGCTGGACGAACCGCTGTCCAATCTGGACAAGAAGCTGCGCGTGCAGATGCGCCAGGACCTGTTGAGCCTGCAACGGCGCCTGGGCATCACCACCATCTTCGTCACGCACGATCAGGAAGAAGCCATGACCACGGCCGACCGCATGGCGGTGCTGGACCACGGCGTGGTCCAGCAGATCGGCGCGCCCAGCACGCTGTTCGACTATCCGACGAACCGCTTCGTGGCCAACTTCGTGGGCACGATGAATGTGCTGGAAGGCGATGTGCGTGAACGCACCAGCGGCAGCGTAGTGCTGGCCGTGCCTGGCGTGGGTGATCTGCATCTGCCGCTGACGGCCGAAGCCCCCGCCGCCAGCCGCCTGGCCGCCAGCTTCCGCCCCCATACCGTACAGATCGAAATGGCGGACGGCCTGGGCGACGCGCGCTATGTGTGGCTGCCCGGCATTGTGGAAAGCAGCGAATTCCTGGGCGAATTCACGCGCTACCAGGTGCTGATCGGTGAACAACGCCTGACGGCGGATCAGTCGCACCTGGCCGGGCTGTCGCCGTTTCCTATCGGCGCGCCGGTATCCATCGGACTGGAACCCACGCAAGTGCGGCTGTTGGCGGCCTAA
- a CDS encoding LysR family transcriptional regulator, protein MEIYQIRAFVTVARLGNLTKAAEALSLTQPAVTAQIKALEQSLGVALFDRSGGRLALAKAGEVLLPTAESLLVLGAQFKSEAQQLQGSLHGVVELGVPSEKPDFLRLGELASAVTQRLPLVELKTQTLPTATLAEQVSTGRLPAALTIAANPPRGVLWLPLRSVRYRIALPHDHAAVLKRGGWREVAQLPWLDGPSGSHTHLLLRDMFERHGLSPRVVMQNDDQANLEALVRAGAGCALLREETALAGAASNDFMVWGQARADAMLGFILPYERASEPALVALSSLIQTIWKPRAAIAPAQL, encoded by the coding sequence ATGGAAATCTATCAGATCCGCGCCTTCGTCACGGTTGCCCGCCTGGGCAACCTGACGAAGGCGGCCGAAGCGCTGTCCCTGACGCAGCCCGCCGTGACCGCGCAGATCAAGGCGCTGGAACAGAGCCTGGGCGTGGCGCTGTTCGACCGTAGTGGCGGGCGGCTGGCGCTGGCCAAGGCGGGCGAGGTGCTGCTGCCCACGGCGGAATCGCTGCTGGTGCTGGGCGCGCAATTCAAGTCCGAGGCGCAACAACTGCAAGGCAGCCTGCATGGCGTTGTGGAGCTTGGCGTACCCAGCGAAAAACCGGATTTCCTGCGCCTGGGCGAGCTGGCCTCGGCCGTCACGCAACGCCTGCCGCTGGTGGAACTGAAGACGCAGACACTGCCCACCGCCACCTTGGCCGAACAAGTCAGCACCGGGCGGCTGCCGGCGGCGCTGACCATCGCGGCCAATCCCCCGCGTGGCGTGTTGTGGCTGCCGCTGCGCAGCGTGCGGTATCGCATCGCACTGCCCCACGACCATGCCGCGGTGCTAAAACGGGGCGGCTGGCGCGAAGTAGCGCAGTTGCCGTGGCTGGATGGCCCGTCGGGCAGCCACACGCATCTGTTGCTGCGCGACATGTTTGAACGCCACGGCCTGTCGCCTCGCGTCGTCATGCAAAACGATGACCAGGCCAATTTGGAAGCGCTGGTGCGCGCCGGCGCGGGCTGCGCGCTGTTGCGGGAGGAAACCGCCTTGGCCGGCGCGGCCTCGAATGATTTCATGGTGTGGGGCCAGGCACGTGCCGACGCCATGCTAGGCTTCATCCTGCCCTATGAACGCGCCAGCGAACCCGCCCTGGTGGCGTTAAGCTCCCTCATCCAAACCATCTGGAAGCCGCGCGCGGCAATCGCACCGGCCCAGCTTTAA
- a CDS encoding histidine phosphatase family protein — protein sequence MTEIWFIRHGETDWNRQRRLQGWKDIPLNEFGVNQASLLAARLREDARHTPIHAIYSSDLQRAHATAVPVGEQLGLRVRVEPGIRERGFGVLEGLDHEHIDVQAPEAAAAWKSRDPLRPLDGGESLGQFQSRVISTVDDIASRHDGERILMFTHGGVLDIIWRHASGVPLNGARDAALLNVSINRVAVQGRKWEVLDWGDVGHVADEVGDDVVP from the coding sequence ATGACTGAAATCTGGTTCATCCGCCATGGCGAAACCGACTGGAATCGCCAGCGCCGCCTGCAAGGCTGGAAAGACATTCCCCTGAACGAATTCGGCGTCAATCAGGCCAGCCTGCTTGCCGCGCGCCTGCGCGAAGACGCGCGCCACACGCCCATCCACGCTATCTATAGCAGCGACCTGCAACGCGCCCATGCCACGGCCGTGCCCGTGGGCGAACAGCTGGGGCTGCGCGTACGGGTCGAGCCGGGCATCCGCGAACGGGGCTTTGGCGTCCTGGAAGGGCTGGACCACGAACACATCGATGTGCAGGCGCCCGAAGCCGCTGCCGCCTGGAAAAGCCGCGACCCGCTGCGCCCGCTGGATGGCGGCGAGTCCCTGGGGCAATTCCAATCCCGCGTGATCTCCACCGTGGACGACATTGCCAGCCGCCATGATGGCGAGCGCATCCTGATGTTCACGCACGGAGGCGTGCTGGACATCATCTGGCGTCATGCATCGGGTGTGCCGCTCAATGGCGCGCGCGATGCCGCGTTGCTGAATGTCAGCATCAACCGCGTCGCGGTACAGGGCCGCAAGTGGGAAGTGCTGGATTGGGGCGACGTTGGACACGTGGCCGACGAGGTCGGCGACGACGTGGTGCCGTAA
- a CDS encoding SDR family oxidoreductase — MNRVFITGASSGLGRALAQQYAASGATLGLLGRREDALRELADSLPGSHRCYAVDVRDRAALHAAAADFIAFCQGRVDVVIASAGISAGTLTEHGEDYDVFKAIVDTNLLATVATFEPFVGAMRAAGSGRLVGIASVAGVRGLPGAGAYSASKSAVVTYCESLRLELAGDGIRVVTIAPAYIKTAMTAKNPYSMPFLMEADAFAQRAQAAITRGTSYTVIPWQMGVVAKLMRLLPNAVYDKLARDAPRKPRKAG, encoded by the coding sequence ATGAACAGAGTCTTCATCACCGGCGCCAGCAGTGGCCTGGGACGCGCCCTGGCGCAGCAGTACGCCGCATCGGGCGCCACGCTGGGTCTCCTGGGCCGGCGCGAAGACGCGCTGCGTGAATTGGCCGACAGCTTGCCGGGCAGCCATCGTTGCTATGCGGTTGACGTGCGCGACCGTGCCGCGCTGCATGCAGCGGCGGCCGATTTCATTGCGTTCTGCCAGGGCAGGGTGGATGTCGTCATCGCCAGCGCGGGCATCAGTGCCGGCACGTTGACCGAGCACGGTGAGGACTATGACGTCTTCAAAGCCATTGTCGACACCAACTTGCTGGCCACCGTGGCCACCTTCGAGCCCTTTGTCGGCGCCATGCGCGCCGCCGGATCGGGCCGTTTGGTGGGCATTGCCAGCGTGGCGGGCGTGCGTGGACTGCCGGGGGCTGGCGCCTACAGCGCCTCTAAATCCGCGGTGGTGACCTACTGCGAAAGCCTGAGGCTGGAGCTGGCGGGCGATGGCATCCGCGTGGTGACCATTGCGCCGGCCTACATCAAGACCGCCATGACGGCGAAGAACCCGTATTCGATGCCTTTCCTGATGGAGGCGGACGCCTTTGCGCAACGCGCGCAGGCGGCCATTACGCGTGGCACGTCTTACACGGTGATTCCGTGGCAGATGGGCGTGGTGGCCAAGCTGATGCGCCTGTTGCCCAACGCGGTGTACGACAAGTTGGCGCGTGACGCGCCACGCAAGCCGCGCAAAGCGGGGTAG